One window of the Candidatus Jettenia sp. genome contains the following:
- the argJ gene encoding bifunctional glutamate N-acetyltransferase/amino-acid acetyltransferase ArgJ, with protein MSYNIEVITTGSIVAPRGFQAGTTYCGIKTVKDSLDLGVIFSEYPSTGAALFTTNQIYAAPVKLSRKAVQKGRTRAIVINSGNANACTGEQGDKDAEEMVRLTAECLKISEDEILVASTGIIGRPLPMDKVRAGIQAATASMGNTPAHGNAMARAIMTTDTRQKDIAVRLKIQNKDVILGGITKGAGMIAPNLATMLCFITTDVSMPASLLDKCLRKSVESSFNRITIDGHTSTNDTIAIIANGASGVNIPSNKSADQLPLQIFQQGLDYVTGYLAKAIVKDGEGATKFIQIDVIGARSRGDAARIARSIADSPLVKTAINGEDPNWGRIVSAAGYAGVELNESKTNLYINDILIFTKGMPTQCDLITLSTSMKSTDIQIRLELGLGDYSDTVWTCDLSHEYVTINAEYHT; from the coding sequence GTGTCTTATAACATAGAGGTTATTACTACAGGAAGCATTGTTGCGCCCAGGGGATTTCAGGCAGGGACTACCTATTGTGGGATTAAGACGGTAAAGGATAGTCTTGATTTGGGTGTTATCTTTTCAGAATATCCTTCAACCGGTGCAGCACTATTTACAACAAATCAAATTTATGCAGCACCTGTAAAACTTAGTAGAAAGGCTGTTCAAAAGGGACGTACGCGGGCTATTGTTATCAATAGTGGAAATGCTAATGCATGTACAGGAGAACAAGGTGATAAAGATGCTGAAGAGATGGTACGGCTCACAGCAGAATGCCTTAAAATTTCTGAGGATGAGATACTTGTTGCCTCTACCGGGATCATAGGAAGACCTCTCCCCATGGATAAAGTTCGTGCTGGCATTCAGGCAGCAACGGCATCGATGGGAAACACCCCGGCGCATGGTAATGCCATGGCACGGGCTATTATGACAACGGATACCCGGCAAAAGGATATTGCCGTCAGATTAAAGATACAGAATAAGGATGTAATCCTTGGTGGTATTACCAAAGGTGCAGGAATGATTGCTCCTAACCTTGCTACCATGCTATGTTTCATTACAACAGATGTCTCCATGCCAGCCTCTCTTCTCGATAAATGTCTCAGGAAATCCGTAGAATCCTCTTTTAACCGCATTACCATTGATGGTCACACGAGCACAAACGATACCATTGCCATTATTGCAAACGGTGCCTCTGGGGTGAATATTCCTTCTAACAAGAGTGCTGATCAATTACCTTTGCAAATCTTCCAGCAAGGGTTGGATTATGTAACGGGCTATTTGGCAAAAGCTATTGTGAAGGATGGAGAAGGCGCTACAAAATTTATCCAAATCGATGTGATCGGTGCAAGGTCACGAGGCGATGCTGCACGGATTGCCCGATCAATTGCAGATTCTCCACTCGTAAAGACAGCAATCAATGGCGAAGACCCCAATTGGGGGCGTATCGTCTCTGCCGCTGGTTATGCAGGTGTAGAATTGAACGAATCAAAAACCAATCTCTACATCAACGATATCTTGATCTTTACTAAAGGAATGCCGACACAATGTGACCTTATTACATTAAGTACGTCCATGAAAAGTACAGATATTCAGATTCGCTTGGAACTTGGATTGGGTGATTACTCAGATACGGTATGGACATGTGACTTATCCCATGAGTATGTCACAATCAATGCAGAATATCATACATAA
- a CDS encoding arginine decarboxylase, pyruvoyl-dependent codes for MMIPRLVFFTKGVGKHKDKLQSFELALRKAGIEKCNLVRVSSIFPPNCKIITREQGVAMLKAGQVIFCVMSENSTSEPNRMISSSVGMAVPSEHAHYGYLSEHHAFGETEEKSGDYAEDLAATMLASTLGIEFDPAKNYDERKEIYRMSGKIVKTRNITQAARGDKNGLWTTVVAAAVFIL; via the coding sequence ATGATGATACCAAGGTTGGTGTTCTTTACCAAAGGGGTAGGAAAGCATAAAGACAAATTGCAGTCATTTGAACTTGCCCTGAGGAAAGCGGGGATCGAGAAATGCAACCTGGTAAGGGTTTCGAGTATCTTTCCGCCAAATTGCAAAATTATTACAAGAGAACAGGGCGTTGCAATGCTAAAAGCAGGACAAGTGATTTTTTGTGTTATGAGTGAAAACTCCACCAGTGAGCCAAACCGTATGATCTCTTCATCTGTTGGCATGGCTGTACCCTCTGAGCATGCGCACTACGGATATCTTAGTGAGCACCATGCATTTGGTGAGACTGAAGAGAAATCGGGCGATTATGCAGAGGACCTTGCGGCTACCATGCTTGCGAGTACCTTAGGTATCGAATTTGATCCGGCAAAGAACTACGATGAGCGTAAAGAGATCTATAGAATGAGTGGCAAAATCGTAAAAACGAGGAATATTACACAAGCTGCACGGGGAGATAAGAATGGTTTGTGGACTACGGTAGTTGCTGCAGCTGTGTTTATTTTATAA